GGGGAAGGCCTTGCCGAGGGCCAACACCGTCGCCTTGCCCCTGCTCGCACCCCCTGGCCCGCTCTCCTCTCGGCCTCCATTCAGATCCATGTGTCCCGCAGACATTTTGCTTCTCTTAGTAGCGCTTAACACAAAAACAATGTTTTCGGCGTTTGACTTGGTTATAGAGCTTCATCGCCCTCGTGCTTTGGGGGTTTAAATATGGAGGGAGTGTAATGTACAGGagattgtttggttgaaagagaTTTAGGCGTGAATAAAAATGGCTATGGAGTGGTTGGTGGAGAATAGGTGAGGTTTCAGAGTCTCTTGCGTGCGTGTAGTTTTTTAGTAGATAGTAGTTCTAAAACATGCTTTGTACACCCAGCAAATAATCCATGacgttcaaaatacaaattctCTTACAAATCAATCAACCATGAAGTAACATTACTTGTTAGTTACTTCCCAACATTTGTATATCCCTATTTTACAAATAGGTTCAGAGATTTTTCCGAATATATCACCATACTGAATTTTTCTTCTCAGATACTCGGAAAAGATAAGAGTGATTATTGCCTACAAGGAGCTAAAAATATCTTCATCTTCTCTCGGATATTACCATAGTTTCATGTAGGGCATTCAATTCTTTCTTGTACTGTCGACAGAAATTTAAGGAAACAGGCCAATCAACTCGAGAAAAGATATTCGAGCACTTGATGCGAATATAAAAAACATTTTCTTTCGCTCACAAAAAAGTGCAACTGTATTCATCATCCAGTGGTAGGATACTAAGGAGATGAAAATGAACAGTTATAGTTACCTACAAATGCATATACTCTTTTACAGTTTTCCACAATAAACCACCAATGTCGATGTTTTAACAATAAGAATACTAAACTTCTTCATGACATTTATCCACATGATTACAAGGAGAGAAGCTTCAAGTGATAAGCAATTCCAAGATACATGATTTACCTACTATGGATTAGAAGtgattaaaaactaaataacaCCATGGTTTGTGTAATGCTGATATTTGATAAATTGAAGGACCAGAAAATCCTCCTTGCGAACATCAGAACATCTTTCCATTACAATTATAGAAATTTCATGGGGAGAAAGGATTGAATCCTTAAATAAGAATGACGTAGAAGTACGAAAACCACAGTATCTATGATAGAAACATCTCTACTGACCACCAAGGAGtacaatatacatacatataacatCAGTTTTATTTAGGTTCTCCAGTAAATTCGGACTAAAAATAAGTGACTGATCATCAAAGATGCTACTTTTAAGTGCTTCATAGTCTCCATACCTCTTAAACCAAAAGTTGTCGCCTCGCATCTGTCGGAACAACTCGCGCCTTAATCCCCAATTCAAATCCTCTGAGAATCATGCAATGGAAAAGCGCAGTGATCCGAATTACAGGATTTATGCAGTCTCTTCCTCCGGATTAGTTACGTCGTCCTCGGAGCTCAATCCAAGCTCCTTCTCCAGCTTCTTCCACCCGCCGACCAAATCGTCGGGAAACTTCTCCTTCACCACCTTGATCACCCCCTTCGCCTCCTCAACCTTCCCTTCCTTCGCCAGCCCCTCCACGAGCATCTTCATCGTTCTAAAGTCCGGCACTTTATTCCTCCTCAAGCTGTCTCTAAACACCCCTAACCCTCCTTCGAAATCCCCATTTTGACACAAATATGCCAACAATGTCTTATAGGTGGCCGCATTAGGAACACAACCCTTCTCCCCCAGATGCTTGTAGAGCTCCTTCGCCTCGTCAAAAAGCCCATTTTTGGAGTAGCAGGTCATGAGGAAGTTGTAGGAGATGGTGTCGGGCCTCGCTCCGACACTCTCCATCTCTTTAAGGAGCTCCAAAACCTCCTCCGGCCTCCCATGGAGCGCACGGTGCATGACCCTCACATTGTAGGCGGTGCGATCGGGGGCGCAGCTGCTCAAGGCCATCTCCTTCCACAGGTCGTCGGCTTCTCGATCCTTGCCCTCCTTGTAGAGAGAATCGATGAGCGTGGTGTAGATCACGGCGGTGGGCGCGATGCTCTTCTCGTCGCGCATTTGCTGGAAGGTTTCGAAGGCCTTTTGGGTTTTGCCGGAGAGGCAGAGGGCCTTGATGAGGATGCCGTAGGAGACGGCGTCGGGGACGATGCGGAGCTCGGCGGAGAGGTCGCGGAAGAGGGCGGGGACGCGGCGATGGCGCTTGGAGCGGACGAGGGCGGAGAGGAGGGCGTTGAAGGAGAGGGGGGAGTGGGGGGAGGAGGTGAGGCGGGGGACGTCGCGGAACGCGGCGAGGGCGTGGTCGGGGAGGGAGGCGGCGCCGTAGGAGGAGATGAGGGCGGCGAGGTAGGGCTCGGAGGAGGCGAGGGGGTTGAGGGCAGGGTCGCGGCGCGCGTCGAGGagcgcggcggcgtcggcgaagCGGCGGGAGCGGGAGAGGCGGCGCGCGGCGAGGGAGAGGGCGTGGAGGGAGGAGGCGGGGTGGGAGGAGGGTGGCTCCGACACGGAGGAGAGGATCGAGATGGCGCGGTCGGGGTCGAACTCGCGCCGGAGCCGGGACTTCGCGGCGGATGCGGAGAGCGTtgtcgtcggcgtcggcgtcgtcgtcatcgtcgtcgtagagatgaggcggaggaggaggtggcggcggcggagagaggaggaggagaggaacgTCGCCATTGTtgcgaggaggaggtggtgatgaagagggaggagggagacgatgaggggtttttgggtttttagggtttgtttGAGGGCGGGGAATTTGCAGGATTTGGGCCGTTCGGCTACGGTCCAAATGTATTATGGGGCTGTTTGGGCCATGTTACACATTTGTCGAAGCGGCCCATGAGATAGGCCCCACAAGTTGGAGCATCTGGTGAAAATACCGAATGAGACTGAGGGGAGGTGGaggtatataatttttatgcatatattatatatacataaatatccAAAGAATTTTTATGCatacgtatatatatttttaatcttttggcaAGTAGTGACTTCATTTTAAGAAAACATCATTCAGAAGAAGATGCAACCATAGTATCAAACACTGCTGAAGATGCATTAACTAAAAACTTTCGAATCCCACAAGAAATATCTAGAATTCCAACCAAACATGCATTATTACCTGCATACTTTGGTCTAGTTCTAAAACAACTCAAACTGCTCGAGAGAAGTAGAACTATAGAGAAGTCTACAATTTCTCACTTGTAGTTTCACACAGCAGCACTAAATGCATCAAACTAGAAACTCCAGCTTACAAACTTCCGCTTTCACGGCAAGTCTTGTGCAAGAATACTGCATTCTAACGTGATACTAGCACCCATAACACGTAGATTTCTCGGAACAAAAGTTATCCATTCTAGTTCATTACATCTCAAAAGCACAAAAAAGATTACCAGGACCCAAGTTGCATTTCTTCAATAGTGGCAGCAGTAGTAGTAGTGTCGCTTCCCCTGTACAAAAAACAAGCCATGAGCGAACTCCAGCTCTCCCGGTACAGTCACGTGACCAACCCGGCCCCCTTCCCTCCCTTCACGTGCGGCACGCACGGGGCCCACTCCATCCTCGTCACTCTCTCCCACCACCTCCCCACGGCGCCGCCCCCTcccctcctcgccgccgccgcggcgaggCGCCGGTTCTCGGCCCTGAGGCGCTCGGCCTCGGCGCGCTCCGCCGccctctccttctccgccgccgcggcagCGTCGCACCACGCCCTGTTCCTCCGCTCCAGCGCGTACACCCGCGCCTGCAGGCCCTCGATCCGCCGCCCCAGCGCGCACACCCTCCGCTCCTCCCGCAGCTCCACCACCGCCCGCGCCAtctccgccgccctccgccgcaCCCACCCCagctccgccgctgccgccgccgcctcctcctccgccgccgccgcccggaaCCCTAGCCGCGCGTTCTCCCCCAGCAGGACCATCCGCTCCGACTCCAGCACCTCGACCAGGCTCCCCTGACGCGGCGACGAGCTCGGCGACGACGAGGTCGAGGTCGAGGTCGGGGGCCGGGGCGCggtcggggtcggggtcggggtcgCGCGGCAGGGGTTGGAAGGAGAGGGCGCTCTCGGCGTCGGAGATCTCGGCGgaggcggcgtcgtcgtcgtcggattCGGAGGGGATCGGGGggcggaggtggtggtggtgggattTGAGGAGGGATTGGGAGTAGCGATCGGCGAGGTGGAGGTAGCGGAGGTGGAGATcttggaggagggcgaggagcTGGGGCCGCTTCTGGTAGTAGTTCTCCGCCCTCTCCGCGAACGAGTGCGCcgcgtcctcctcctcgtccgGTAAGCTCACCGCGAGTGATCGCACCCTCTCctcaatatcttttttttttaaaaaaaatttgaaatttgaaatcaatataaataattaaataaaacaatgggtcaaaaaaaaaattattatgctAAGAAGATTATTAACCACTATTCAAACCGCAGTTAGTAAAAAACCAGAAATTATTGAGTCGCCTCAATAATATTCTTATTAAAATTTAGTATACATTCTTTTTTACAGAATATGGTAAGAAATCGAAAGAAAGAATTGACAAAATGAATAGGAATAATGATATAAATGtctcaaaaagtaaaaaaaaaaaaaactgtagggAATCAATAGATTAACGGTCTTCACGCTTTGTCCAAAAGCATTTCCTTTTGACTAAAAGAGGTAATAATGGCTCGGCCCCTCGCCCATGTGCCACTAAATcacaattcaaatttcaaacactaaaataaattagtgacaaaaaaaagtaattatcgattataatgatatattataagttaaatatatttttttcccgtAAAAGAAAGGGATATTATGGTTCTTTATTTCTGTAGCGCAGAGGGAACCGAATTAGAAGCAAAGATCTCGTGAATAGTATTGCGATCAAAAGTTGCAGAAATAGGATTTATCTTCTCTCAGAAAACGCAGTCTAAAGATATTCTCATTTAATGGCATTTAATGGCCATGATAGCAACTATTACACTCCTCAGTCCTCGTgcagtaaataagaaaaatgtggGAGGCGgttggagagagaaaataaaaaagaaaaaagaaaaagaaatttcctctcctcttttttctcttttcttccaTCCTAACGAAGTCCAACTGATCTGTAAGCAGTGAGACTACAGATCTCATCCGGAAGTGCATAGATGAATTTTACATGTCTTAATTCTATTGCATTATCTTGCAAAACAATCAACTATCTTAGATTACATAAGATTCAGAAACAGAAAAACAGGTATGCTTATTTGAAATAAGAACTCAAAATTatgaaagagggagagagagagaggaaggagagaccTTGGAGCGCGGCTTGGAGCCAAGGAGGgcagggggaggaggaggagcggagcGCGGGGTGACACGCCGCGGCCGCGTTCGCCGCAGCGGTGGTCTTCGCCATGCGCGGCGCCCCCCTCTCAAAAGCGCGGTTCGCAGAAGCGCTTTTTGGCCGGAGCAAATgcgaggagaggagaggagaggagaggagaggaggaggggaagcGCGAGGAGGATGAAAAGAGGGGCAAGCAACGTCTTTTGCTGCGTACCCACactctgctgctgttgctgcagctgctgctgctcccgCCGAGACAGAGGATACGAAACCAGCAAACAATATACACAGCTCAGCAAACCCTCTGAAATCGATTGATCGTGACGCGATATAGGCCAAAGTGTCAGCGGCATGGCTAACAGTAGCCTCTATAAagggacaaataaaaaataatgcattTCTATCTACACGACAATATATTacgtatttattatttttttaaaaaatttaaataaaattatccGCCTTTTTTCTAGAGTATTCAATACATATCTCACTAATCTACttggtaaaattttaaaaaaacttcaaatttcatttctctgatttagtttttttattttagtatccatagttttttttaattatttttttcgttattttttttgttaaatcagtgataaagttaaaactaaaaattagataaaatatttaaaattttttatatataatttaacgaaatattaagaaaagaGCTGAcgaaataatacaaaataaaccaaaaagtactaaattaatacgtTTTAAATCATAtagtattaaaatgagaaaatatgaaaccgaatagatgatatttgaagtttatcctaaaatttatttacttaccACATAATATGACTAGTAAAAGAATCTCACATACTAAATAGATGAGATCTATATCACATACAGCAAAAAATATGTATGAGTAGCcttgctcaaattttaaatattatataaaatttattatattgtgtaaattttacccactaaattaaaattttaaaatatttttatatttaaatctttataaattttaataatctacAAATGTTTTCTTTAACTAGTGAGACAGGCACTGTATTTTACTTcgtaaataaatattaatgataaatataataacaataataggATAAAAAAATTGTGCGCGACTTACGAGGCACGGCACCGTCAAACAGAGAAAGTGTCCGTGGTGCGAACTTTGTGTGTGGAGGGTGTTTATGCTGAATAGGGTTGAaattattttgaagaaaaattaaacagtgttattaaatacaaaatatctctgtaaaaaaaaattgtaaataaaatataaacgagtgttttttttttttttccgaatagATTTGCCCACAGGAAAATACAGGTATCCGAAGATTTATTAAaaaatggaaaaacttcaaaaaacccccctgtggtttcgtgcattctcactttgctatcctgtggtttaaaacgtatcaatttaccccctgtggttttatttttatcttttcgaaagctttttcgttaatatttcgttaaattatatacaaaaaacttcagataaccatctatatttatcgaatagtcactttagtatcctttaatttttactttgtcactgatttaaaaaaataataataataaaattgataacaaaaagataaaaacgaaaccacagggaggcaaattgatacgttttaaaccacagggtagcaaagtgagaatgcacgaaaccacaggggagttTTTAAAGTTCTcccaaaatcttaaaaaatatataataattcgtAAAATTCGTGCACGAATCACGCGGTGTAGCTGCGTCAAATATAAAGCTCAAAAGAGGTGTGAACATTGCGTGAACTAAGTAGACAatttgaaaaagagtaaaaagaaaaaaaaaaaaaaagagttaaaatatTTGGCACATCGAGGTGTCAAAGTCACCGCTAAGCGAAAAGTAAACTGTaaaaaagtaacaaaatatagtaatatttcaaatgcTTAACCCGCCGAAAATATATTGTTTGAGCATCGAAAATTGTAAGATTTCTTATTCGAAAATCCAGTAAAATTTAATGCTAAAAAGAATTTATCGAATTAAAAAAAGGAGACAAAGAAGTAAATATCATTTAAATTGAAGTGGTAGCCCATCAATAATTAAgatgaaacttttttttaaagtgAATGAGAATTAAATAAAGggagacaaaaaaataaatatcatttaatagaaaaaaatgaaataaatatcatttaatagataaaaattagGCCACGTCagttatgttttcttttttctttccgataataattaaattattatctttCAAAAATCAATTAGTCcctaatttttattcaattttttattttaatctcgtAACTTTAATTAACGTCTCTTTATATTTACACGCATCTAAATCT
This genomic interval from Ananas comosus cultivar F153 linkage group 8, ASM154086v1, whole genome shotgun sequence contains the following:
- the LOC109714527 gene encoding LOW QUALITY PROTEIN: kinase-interacting family protein-like (The sequence of the model RefSeq protein was modified relative to this genomic sequence to represent the inferred CDS: deleted 1 base in 1 codon), with translation MAKTTAAANAAAACHPALRSSSSPCPPWLQAALQDIEERVRSLAVSLPDEEEDAAHSFAERAENYYQKRPQLLALLQDLHLRYLHLADRYSQSLLKSHHHHLRPPIPSESDDDDAASAEISDAESALSFQPLPRDPDPDPDRAPAPDLDLDLVVAELVAASGSLVEVLESERMVLLGENARLGFRAAAAEEEAAAAAAELGWVRRRAAEMARAVVELREERRVCALGRRIEGLQARVYALERRNRAWCDAAAAAEKERAAERAEAERLRAENRRLAAAAARRGGGGAVGRWWERVTRMEWAPCVPHVKGGKGAGLVT
- the LOC109714525 gene encoding pentatricopeptide repeat-containing protein At4g36680, mitochondrial-like; the protein is MATFLSSSSLRRRHLLLRLISTTTMTTTPTPTTTLSASAAKSRLRREFDPDRAISILSSVSEPPSSHPASSLHALSLAARRLSRSRRFADAAALLDARRDPALNPLASSEPYLAALISSYGAASLPDHALAAFRDVPRLTSSPHSPLSFNALLSALVRSKRHRRVPALFRDLSAELRIVPDAVSYGILIKALCLSGKTQKAFETFQQMRDEKSIAPTAVIYTTLIDSLYKEGKDREADDLWKEMALSSCAPDRTAYNVRVMHRALHGRPEEVLELLKEMESVGARPDTISYNFLMTCYSKNGLFDEAKELYKHLGEKGCVPNAATYKTLLAYLCQNGDFEGGLGVFRDSLRRNKVPDFRTMKMLVEGLAKEGKVEEAKGVIKVVKEKFPDDLVGGWKKLEKELGLSSEDDVTNPEEETA